The sequence CCCGGGGCGAGCGTCACCGGAATGTTGCAGGTGGCGCGCCACGAAAACGCCGTGACGGTGCCGGAGGCGGCGGTGGTGGCCCGTCCCGCCGGCAAGGTGGTGTATGTGATCGAGGACGGCAGGACGGCCGGGCCAGGCAGCGGGTGGTGCGCACCGGGCTGGTGCGGGGAGGCCGGGTGGAGATCCTCGACGGCCTTGCCGCCGGGGAGCCGGTGGTGGTGGACGGCGCCGGCTTCCTCACCGACGGGGCGGCGGTGGAGGTGGCCCGGTGAACTGGGGCCGTCTGGCCATCCACCGCCACGTTCTCACCTGGATGCTCAACGCCCTGATCGTGCTGGCGGGCTGGGTGGCTTTCGAGCGCATCGGTGTGGACCGCTATCCCCGGATCGATTTCCCCATGATCTCGGTGACCACGGTGCTGGCCGGAGCCAATCCGGACATCATCGACGCCAGCATCACCAACGTCGTCGAGAGCGCCGTCAACAGCGTGCCAGGCATCGAGCACGTCCAGTCCGACTCCTTTCCCGGCGCTTCGGTGGTGCGCATCACCTTCGAGCTGGAAAAGGACATCGATGTGGCCTTCAACGAGGTCCAGGCCAAGGTCAACCAGGTTCTGAGCGAGCTGCCGGACAACGCCGAGACCCCGGTGGTAGCCAAGGTGGAATTCGGAGCGGTGCCGATCCTGTGGCTGACCCTGAGCGGTGACCGTACCCTGCAACAGCTCAACCAGTACGCCCGCCTCCACATCAAGAAGCGCCTGGAGAATGTCGCCGGGGTCGGCGAGGTGCGCATTGGCGGCCGCCGTGAGCGCACCATCCGGGTCCATCTCGACCCCGCCCGCCTGAGCGCCTACGGTCTCACCGTCGGCGACGTGGTCGCCGCCTTTTCCCGGGAACACTTCCAGCTGCCGGGGGGCTTTTTGGTGGGACGCGACCGGGAGCTGCTGATCAAGCTGGACCTGGAATTCCACAAGCCGGCGGAGATCGAGGAACTGATCGTCGCCGCGCGCAACGGCGCGCCGATCCGTATTCGCGATATTGCCGCCGTGGAGGATGGCACCGAGGACGCCCGGCGGTTGGCGCGTTTCGGCAAATGTCAGGAAACGGCGGGACGGGAATCTGCGCGCCAGCCCGGAAATGCTTTCCTGCATTTAGGGCTGGTGCGGCCATCCCTGGCCGCCGGCGCTGCAGATTCCCGTCCCGCCGCCGTGCCTTCGGACTGCCACAGCGTCCCCGCCGTCGGCCTCGGCATCGTCAAGGTCACCGGTGCCAACGCGGTGGCGGTGATCCAGCAGGTCAAACAGCGCCTCGAGGAGGAAATCCTGCCCCAGCTGCCGCCGGGGCTGCGGATCGACATCGCCATCGACGATTCGGCCCTGATCCTGGCGCTGGTGGGGGCCCTGGAGGAACATCTGACCCTGGGCACCTTGCTGACCGCCCTGGTGGTGTGGCTGTTTCTCAAGAACCTGCGCGCCACCCTGATCATCGCCCTGGCGATCCCGGTGTCGCTGCTGGGGGCGGTGGCGGTGATGTATTTCGCCGGCTTCACCTTCAACACCATGACCCTGCTGGGGCTGCTGCTGCTGATCGGCATCGTGGTGGACGACGCCATCGTGGTGCTGGAGAACATCTATCGCCACCGCGAGGAAGATCCGGGCACCGGTTCTTTTGAGGCGGCCGAAGCCGGCGCCCGCCAGGTGGTGTTCGCGGTGGTGGCGGCGAGCCTGACCCTGGTGTCCATCTTCGCTTCGGTGCTGTTCATGGGCGGGGTGATCGGCAGTTTCTTCCGTTCTTTCTCGGTGGTGGTGAGCCTGGGGGTGCTGGTGTCCCTGTTCGTGTCCATCAGCCTCACGCCCATGCTGTGCGCTCGTTATCTGGAGGTGGCGCGCCGCCACGGTCCCCTCTACCTGTGGCTGGAGCGGGGTTTCAGGGCCCTGGAATCCGGTTACCGGCGGCTGCTGGGATGGACGTTGCGTCACCGGGTGTGGGTGGTGGCGATGGCGGTGATGGCGGTGATGCCGAGCGGCTTCTTCCTGGGCCAGCTGGGCAAGGGCTTTCTGCCGGAAGAGGACGAAGGCCGTTTTCTCATCAGCTTCAAGGCGCCCCTGGGTTCGAGCCTGCGCTACACCGAAGGGCGCCTGCGGGAAATGGAAAAGGTGCTGGCCCGCCACCGGGAGATCGCCTCCTGGTTCGCGGTGATCGGCGGCGGGGCCAGCGGCCAAGCCAGCCGCGGCGACGTCTTCGTGCGTCTGGTGCCGCGCGAAAAGCGGGACATCCACATGTACCGCCTCATCGACCGCCTGCGCGGCGAGCTGGCGGGAATTCCCGGTCTCCAGGCCTTCCCCGCGCCCATCCCGCCCCTGGGCGGCCAGTGCGGCGAGTGCTCCAGTTCGTGCTCCAGGGCCCGGACGTGGCGGGCGTGGCCGAACAGAGCCGGCGCCTGCTACAGGCGTTGCGCCGCCACCCGGAACTGGGGACCATCGACCTCGACCTGCAGCTGGAGCTTCCCCAGCTGCGCCTGCGGGTGGACCGCACCCGCGCCCGCCAGCTGGGCCTGCCGGCACGGGAGGTGACCCTGGCGGTCAACGTCCTGGCCGGGGGCCTGGACGTGGCCAAGTTCAACGACGAGCCCGGCGACGGCGAGCGCTACGACGTCCGTCTCAAGGCCGCCGAGGGAAGCTTCCGCGCCCCGGCCGACCTGCGCCAGATCTTCCTGCGGGCCAGCGGCGGCCGTCTGGTGCGCCTCGACACCGTGGCCCGCTGGGAGGAAAGGGTGGGGCCGGCGGTGGTGACCCGCTTCGACCTGCGCTATTCCGGCAATTTCTTCGCCACCCCCAAGGTTTCCGAGGGAGAGGCCGCCGCCATCGTCAAGCAAGTCGCCGCAAGTTCGTTGCCGCGCGGCTACCGGGTGAAGATGATCGGCCGTGCCGAGGAGTTCGAGAAGACCGCCGGCTACATGCTGTTCGCCCTGGTGGCGGCGGTGGTGCTGGTGTACATGGTGCTGGCCAGCCAGTTCAACGCCTTCCTCCAGCCCCTGGTCATCATGGCCGCCCAGCCCCTGGCGGTGGTGGGCGGGCTGGCGGGCCTGTGGCTTACCGGCCGCAGCCTCAACATGTTCTCCATGATGGGGCTGGTGCTGCTCATGGGGCTGGTGGCCAAGAACTCGATCCTGCTGGTGGACCTGACCAATCAGCTGTGCCTCCAGGGCCGCGGCATCGACGAAGCCCTGCGCGAGGCCTGCCCGGTGCGCCTCAGACCGGTATTGATGACCTCCCTGACGGTGATCGTCACCATGCTGCCGGCGGTGCTGGGTCTGGGAGCCGCCAGCGACACCGCCGCCCCCTTGGCGGCGGCGGTGGTGGGCGGCATGGTCAGCTCCACCCTGCTGACCCTGGTGGTGGTGCCGGCGCTGTATTCGCTGCTGGAGCACGGTTTGCGGCGCTGGCGCAAGGCCGATACGGTTACCGGGGATCGGGGGTGAGCAGTTTCAGCGGACGGTTGCGGTGTTTGCGATAGATGCGGAAATCGGAGTCCAGGGTAAAAATCAGATGGTCCGGGTGTTGCTCCGCCATCCGTACCAGACAGGCGTCGGCCAGGGACATGGGCACGTTTCGGTATCGTTGCACCAATGACCGGACCGAGGCTGCCTCTTCGGTCAGAGAAAAGTCAGGCAGCAGCAGACCGTTTTCGATCCAGCGATAGACCAGGTCACAGGCAATGGGAAAGGCACGCAGCAGGTGCAGGGTTTCAGCGATGACCGCCTCGCAAGTCAACAGCGGTGGCGGCAATTGCTTGAAGCATTCCACGCTCCAGGCGTGGTGGCGATCGTCCTCATCGAGGAATGCCACTAGGGGGCCGGTGTCAACGATCGCCTTTGGACGTTTCACCGAAATCCTCCAAGTGACGGGGGTCGGTGGCCAGGTCTCCCTTGCCGCTGTGAACGATGCCACAGCCGTCGGCCATGAGATCCCAGGCACTGCCTTCGGTTTCCTCCCCGCCCTCGGCTTCCGGTGCCGGTTGTTCGAGAACCCGGCGCAGCCCCTCGGCGATCAGGTCTTTCAGTTTTCGCCCACGCAGCGCCGCTTCCACTTTCGCCCGCCGGTAAAGTTCATCCGGGAGTTCCACGGTGGTTTTCATCGTTCCTACTCTCAGCCAGTAATATGGCTTTATGGTAAGCGACAGGCACAGTGATGTCCACGCGGAGGGTGTTTCCCTCACCCGATCCAGGTGGACGCAAACCTGGCCCTGTAGCTGGCGGTGTGCTGGCTCATCCATTCTATCGTTACAAAGGGGGGTGGGGGTGAAGGATCTGTGGCTCCTGATGACGCAACTGGCCGCATTGGGGGCCGTGGTCTTCGTCGCCGGCATCTGGCGTTTCCGGCGTCAGTTTGGTTGAATGGAGCGGAAACAGGAGGTGCAAATGAGCCGGGAACGACTGAACGTGCAGGCCCCCGTCCACGAACTGATCGCCGCCCGCTGGAGCCCCCGGGCGTTCGACGCGCGGCCGGTGGAGACGGAGAAGCTGGCCTCGTGCCTGGAGGCGGCCCGCTGGGCGCCGTCGTGCTACAACGACCAGCCCTGGCGCTTCCTGGTGGCCGACCGTCACCAGGAGGGGGAAGCCTGGCAGCGTTTGTTCGATTGTCTGTCCCCAGGCAACCAGACCTGGGCCCGAAGGGCGCCGGTGCTGATCCTGGCCTGCGCCGCGACCCGCTTCGGCCACAACGGTCAGCCCAACCGCTGGGCCCAATACGACACCGGTCAGGCGATGATGAGCCTGGTGCTGCAGGCCATCGCCCTGGGGCTGGCGGCCCATCAGATGGGGGGCTTCGACGCCGGTCGGGTCCGACAGGCCTTCGCCATCCCCGACGAGTACGATCTTATGAGCGTCGCCGCCCTAGGCTATCCTGGAGATCCCGCAGTGCTCGACGAAGAGACGCGGCAGCGGGAGCTGGCGTCCCATCAGCGCAAACCCCTGGAGGAGATCGCCTTTGCCGGGCGCCGGGGCCTGGGCTTCATGGTGCCGGATTCCCTGGGCTGGAAGGCGAAAGTCGGCCAGAGTGCCTGCCCTGGTACCATCCGGATCTCGATCCGGACGTGGCTGAAACCCTGGAGCGGCTTGGGATCGAGGGCAGGCGGGTGCTCGACCTGGGCGCCGGCCCCGGCACCCAGGCGGTGCCCCTGGC comes from Methylomarinovum tepidoasis and encodes:
- a CDS encoding efflux RND transporter permease subunit, which gives rise to MAEQSRRLLQALRRHPELGTIDLDLQLELPQLRLRVDRTRARQLGLPAREVTLAVNVLAGGLDVAKFNDEPGDGERYDVRLKAAEGSFRAPADLRQIFLRASGGRLVRLDTVARWEERVGPAVVTRFDLRYSGNFFATPKVSEGEAAAIVKQVAASSLPRGYRVKMIGRAEEFEKTAGYMLFALVAAVVLVYMVLASQFNAFLQPLVIMAAQPLAVVGGLAGLWLTGRSLNMFSMMGLVLLMGLVAKNSILLVDLTNQLCLQGRGIDEALREACPVRLRPVLMTSLTVIVTMLPAVLGLGAASDTAAPLAAAVVGGMVSSTLLTLVVVPALYSLLEHGLRRWRKADTVTGDRG
- a CDS encoding type II toxin-antitoxin system VapC family toxin, translated to MKRPKAIVDTGPLVAFLDEDDRHHAWSVECFKQLPPPLLTCEAVIAETLHLLRAFPIACDLVYRWIENGLLLPDFSLTEEAASVRSLVQRYRNVPMSLADACLVRMAEQHPDHLIFTLDSDFRIYRKHRNRPLKLLTPDPR